The DNA window GAGGGTTGCCCCACGCGAGTGTGTTCTGCGGGCCGAACACGAACACCGGGTCGGGCATGGCCGCCAGCACGGCGTCCGCGAAGTCGGACTGTTCGGGCAGCGGCGGGGGGGGCTCCGCGTCTGTATGGTCGTCGGGCGGGGGGCCGCCCTGCGTCTCGCTTGCGGGCATTGCGGTGCGGGCTGGAGCAAAAGGGGGACGTGAAGCACGCCTCCCGGCAGGCGGTCGGCGAGCGCTTCACTTTCGGGCTTCACGTTCGTTTTGTATCGGTGTCCTACTACGACTCTCCCAGGCCAACGATTCGGCCAGCGCGAAGGCCCTGGGGGAAGTATAGAGATCAGCAAGATTGGTGCCAAGTTTGGAGCGCAACGGGGGCGTGGCGGACGGGCGGCCCACAACAGGCCGGGGCGACACTACGCCGCGGTGCCGTTTTCGTGCTCCTGAATGCGGGTGAGCGAGGCCTCCAGTGCGTCGCGGTGGATCACCTCGCCGGTGTTGGGCTGTACCTGTCCAAATTCGAGCACACCGGTCGGGCACGTCTCCACGCACGCCGAGCACCGGACGCACTCCGGATCGTCCATCGGCTCGCCCTTCTGGGCGTACGCCATCACGTCGATGCCCTGGTGGCAGACGCTCGTGCACTGGTTGCACGAGATGCACTTCTTCTTGTCGGCCAGGATGCGGAAGCGGCTAAACCGGTGGTAGATGTGCATAATCGCCGCCAGGGGACAGAAAAAGCGGCACCAGAAGCGCCCGCTGAGCCAGAAGTACACCCCGAAGCCCACCATGCCGGCCAGCAGAATGTCCACCACCCAGCTGTAGCCCAGGCCGAGGCTCCCGCCGTAGAGGACGGCCCGGTAGGCCTCCGCCGCCCAGCTGCCCGGCCAGATCCACCCGCCGATCCGCAGGACCAGCAGCGCAAACGCCACCCCCATAATCACCTGCCCCGCCAGGTTCAGCTTGTTCCAGCCGGGGCCGTGCGGCATCTTCTCGCGGTGCTGGTCGCCGAGGGTCTCGGCCAGGGCGCCGCAGGTGCAAATCCAGCCGCAGTAGGCCCCCTTCCCCCAGAAGTAGATCATCCCGGGGATGAGCACGAAGGTCTGCACGAAGCAGATGGCGAGCCACCACCAGAGCGGGTCGGTGGTGAACACGTTCCAGATGAAGAGGGGCCACGCCAGGATGAACCCGTAGGCCCGCCAGTACTGGCGCCCGTGGACCGCGTACTCGCTCGTGGGGAAGAGGGCGTCGAGGACGCCGGTGGGCAGAAGGCCGTTCGCCCCGAGGTAGGGAAGGACGAATTCCGGAAGGATGAAGAGCGGCAGCACCTGAATGCCCATCAGGGTGAGCGTCTGCACCTTGATGTAGGGCGTTTTGCGCCGCCGGATGCGTTTCACCCCAAAGACGACCACGAGCGCCGAGTAGGCGAACGTGTAGTAGAAGCCCGGCTTCTGCATCGAGGTCAGCAGAATGTCGAGCGCGCCCGTTCCGCTCGTGTCGGGGGACCAACCGAACGGGAAGAACCCGGTGGCCTGCGCCCACTGGCCCACCCAGCCGCCGTCCTTCCAGCTGTAGACGGCCACCATGAAGAAAAAGAAGGCCGCGAACGCCGTGATGCGGTCCCAGCGCAGGTCCGTCAGCCAGGAGAGGCCCGACACCGCCTCCTGGAGGGAGTCGGGCACCTCGCCCCAGTCGTTGCGGAGCTCGATGCCGGAGCGGCGGAAGAAGTCAAGCGGCGCCTCCCGCCCGATCGTCGCGAAGACGTGGTCCGCGTCGACCGTCTCCGTATCGCCGTTTTCGTCGGAGAGGACGACCTCGTCCTCGCGGATCTCCTCCACGTCGGTCGGCATCTTGAGGGTGAGGCTGCCCTCGCCCTCGTGGTACGTGGCCCGCTCGTAGAGGCGCTCCACGTTCTCCTCCTTCGGCCGCACGAACTCGTCGCGCCGGTACGAGAGGGTGACGTCCGCCCCCGCCTCCGTCAGTGCAGTGGCCGCTTCCGCCGCCGAGTCGCCCCCGCCGATGACCAGGGCCCGGTCGCCGCGGCACCGCGTGGGGTCGTGCAGGCGGTGTTGCACGTGGTCCTTGTCCTCGCCGGGCACGTCCAGGCTTCGGAAGTTGCCGCTCCGCCCGATGGCCACGATCACGCGCTGGCCTCGGATGCGATCCCCGTCGGTCGTGACCACCTCGTGGCCCTCGGGGGCCGGGTCGATCCGGTGGGCCGTCGCGTGCCGCACCGGAAGGTCCTTTGTCTGGGCCTCCAACTCGTCAACGAGCGCCTCTTTCACCTGCGCGGTCACCTCAAGGTCGCTTGCCGGCGTCATTGCCTCCGGGTAGGTGTAGATCGGCTTTCCGGCCTGGAAGTCTTTGATCGTCGCAAACCGGCGCTGCGACTCCAGGACGCAGAAGGAGAGCCCGCTCTTTTGGGCCTCCCGGGCGGCGGCCATGCCGCTGGCCCCCGCGCCGATGATGACCACGTCGTACGGCCCGTCCGCGCCCGTCGGCTCCACGGGGTCGATGCCCCGCGTGAGGAGGTCCCGCACGGCTTGTGCTCCGCCCTCGACCGAGAATTTGAGGAGGGGCACCCCGGCCAGGTCGCCCACGACGTACACCCCGTCGACGTTGGTGCGAAAGTGGTCGTCGACCTTGGGAAGTTTTTCGGGCTTGCCGGCGGGCCACTGCAGGTGGAGCCAGTTGGCGTAGCGGGCGAGCGCGTCGAGCATGGGAGCTACAGAACGGTAGGGCGAAGGCCAGGGCGGGAGAAGCGTCCGTGGACCCCAAACGAGTGGACCCCAAACAAGTGGTCGGAGGCTACCGGCCGGCGTTACGGAACCGACCCGGTGTGCAAACACACGGACAAGTTTGTGCGAAGTGCCCTTGAGCCCCGTGCGCACCCGATGCCGTGTGTTGGGGGAGCGCCGCAGGGGGCTCATCCTCATCCATGGAGGGCCGGAGGGCAAAACAGGGGAGACCGAGGACGTCGGCCCGCGTCCCTGTGCCCAACCGGATGAACCGCGGGGCGCGGGCGGCGCTAGGAGACAAACCACCGCCGGCTCACCTGGACGCCGACCGCGAGCACAGTGCCCCACAGAAGGTGCGCCAGCAGGCTGTTCGGATTGAGGTTCGGGACCGGGGTCGCGATGCCGACGAGGTTAAGCCAGATCGGCATCACGAGTCCCCCCGCCACGAGCCATAGCACGGCCCCCCACGCGGCCCCCACACCGGCCGTCCCGATCCAGGTTGTCCGCCACCACCGCGGCAGAAGGGTGAGGAGGCCGGCGTAGATGAGGGCAAAGACGAGACTGTGAAACTCGTGGGTCAGGACGCCGACGAGAAGGCTCTTTGTGCCGTAGAGCGCGCCGATGACCGGCACGACGCCGGTGGTGACGTGCATGTACGCCCCCATGACCACGCCCGCGATCAGCCCTGACAGGGCGGTGGCCCCGAGCCGGGCCGGCGCGACGCCCACGAGGGACGAATCTGCCGGGGCGGCGGATTCGCCTTCGGCGGACTCGGAGACGCGTTCGAGGGCGATCGACACGGTGGTCCCCGCGTCGGTCACCTCAGTGTGGACGGATCCCCGAAACGTGTGGACGAATAGCCGCACGAGATACAACCCGAGCCCCGCTGTGGGGTCCCCGCGTTCGGAGATGGTCGTGCCGTTCTCCAGTGCTTCCCGGTTCTTGTCCGGCAGCCCGGGCCCCTCGTCGGACACAGAGATCGTCGCGGTGTCGGGGGTCGTGTCGAGGGCGACGGCCACGCGGGGGGCCTCCACGCCGGCGTGCTCGGCTCCGTTTTTGAGCAACTGCCCCACCACGTCCGCCAGCCGGTGATTCGCGTACGCCAATAGGTCGGAGGGAAGCGATTGGGCCACGAATGTCGCGTCGGGGTGTCTCTCTCGTGCCTGCTGGAGGGCCGTCTCGACGGCTTCCGGGACGTCCACCGGCTGCCGCTCGGCCCCGGCGCCCGGCTCGGTGAGGTCGTGCACGCTTCCCATGACGGCCTCGATGGACTCGGCCTTTTCCAGAATGGCGTCCACCGACTCCAGTCCCGTGTCCGCACCGTCCCGCAGGAGCGGGGCGCTTCCTTTGATTACCGTGACGGCGTTCATCACCCGGTCGTGTAGCAAGCGATTCAGGATGACGAGCCGATTCTGACGGTTCAGGAGTTTGCGCTGGGCGGCTTTGTTTTGGGCGGCGTACACGCCGGTGAGGGCCCCGCCCACGCTGCCCCCAATCAGCACATTCGAGAAGAGGCCGATCGTCCGGACGTCTTCGGCGAAGGAGGACGGGCCTCCGTAGACGGTCGCCACGATGAGCAGGCCGATCACGCCGGCCCCGAGCACCGTCCACTGCGCAATAGTGCGCACGTACCACGTCTCGAACGAGCCGATGGCGAGGGCCACGCCGCACACCGACAACGACAGCCCGAGGACGAGGGGGACGATGCCCCCGACCACAAACGCCGTCGACGCCTCCGCGTGGGCGAACGTGATGGTGTAGCGGGTCAGCACAAACCCCAAAAGTGCGATGACCAGCCCGCTAGGGGTGAATGTCCGACGCATGCTCTCGTGCGTGTGGCAGAAGACAACAGAAGCAACGACGCGGAACGTGTTTAGGCGACGCGGGGCCGGGACGCAACCGATTCGTGTTACGTCCGGCTGCGCCCCGCTGCGTGCTGGTCGGCAAGAGAGGCCGCACACCGAACGAGGGGGGCGGTGTTCGCGGCCGGGCGATCCCAAGCTCGGATCCCGGCCCGGGCGACCGCAGCCTCGTTCCGGTGTTCTGGAGGCCCTCCGACCGGTGCCGACGAGGCATCTCTCCGTTCCGCTCGCCCCCGGTTATCGGCGGTCGGGGCGCGTGCCTTCAACGCGGCCCTGGGTCCGACGGGGCCATTCGAGGGGGCACACGCGGGCGACCGAGGAACGAATTCCGTTGACGGAGGCACCGAAGGGGCGAGAACACTCGGCGTGCGCCCCTCCTCGATTCGGGGGCTTCCGGTGTGGAGTTCGCCCGGTGCGTAACGCTGCCCCGAAAAAGCGCCCTAAGCACAGCCGTAGATGGCTGCTGACCTCGCGTCTTGTCCGATGACCGATTCTCCGTCCGTGCAGCATCGATTGGTTTTCGTACTGGGTCTGGTGGGGCTCTGGATCGTTTCCGTTGCGCCGGGGGCGCGAGCGCAGTCGTCCCTCCCCCCGGACGCGCCACCGGCCCTCCAGCAGTTCGACACGGCGTACTCGAAGCACAACATCGACCTTTCGACGCTGATGTCGGGCGGGCCGCCGAAGGACGGCATCCCGTCGGTCGACAATCCCTCGTTCGTTTCGGTGGGGGAGGCGAGCAACTGGGTGTCGCCGGAGGAGCCGGTGATCCTGCTCGAACACAAGGGCACGGCGCGGGCCTATCCGCTTCAGATCCTCACGCACCACGAGATCGTGAACGATCGGGTCGCGGGCACACCCGTGGCCGTTACCTTCTGTCCGCTCTGCTACAGCGCCCTCGTGTTCGAGCGTACGCTCGACGGCGAGCCCGTCGAATTCGGCGTCTCCGGCCTGCTCCGCAACTCGGATCTGGTGATGTACGACCGCAAGACCGAAACGCTGTGGCAGCAGCTCACCGGCAAAGCGATCGTCGGCGACCTTGCGGGCCGGACGCTGACGCAGATTCCGTCGCAGATCGTCTCCTTCCGCCAGTTTGGGGAGACCCATCCGGACGGAGCGGTGCTCTCGCGCGACACGGGGCACGACCGACCGTACGGCCGCAATCCGTACGCCGGCTACGACGACATCGACAACAAGCCCTTCGCCTACCGGGGCCCCACGGACGACCGCCTGCCCCCGATGGCGAAGGTCGTGGCCGTCACCATCGGCGACCGCTACAAGGCCTACCCGCACTCGAAAACCGAAAAGAAGCGTGTCCTTCACGACACGGTCGCCGGCCGGCCGCTGGCCGTGTTTCACGCCCCTGGCGCCGTCTCTGCGCTCGACGCGGCCGAGATCGCGGAGTCGAAAGAGACCGGCTCCACCGGCGTCTTCGACCGCCGCGTAGACGGGCGCACGCTCACCTTCTCCTACGTGGACGACGGGCGCTTCGAGGACGAAGACACCGAAAGCACGTGGACGGTGACCGGCAAGGCGGTAGACGGCCCGCTGGAGGGGACCCAGCTCGACCGCGTCCAGCACGGCGACTACTTCGCCTTCGCCTGGTTTGCCTTCCGTCCCGATGCTGCACTTTATGGGGCCGGAGGAAGCTTGTAGGCGTGTGTCTCCCCATCCCCGCGCACGGACTTTTGCAATCATCGACGCGTTTCCATGATGCCTCCTCGATCCACAGCTTGGCTGTCCGTTGGAGTGCTCGCCGGCTTCCTCGTGCTCGCGGGCTGCGACGTGGGAAGCGTTAGTGACAGTGGGAATGGGAACTCGGGCTTCAACCTCGACAGCTGTACCATTCCGACCGACCGGCTCGTGGACGGGGGCGTTCCTCGAGACGGAATTCCCTCCCTC is part of the Salinibacter ruber DSM 13855 genome and encodes:
- a CDS encoding DUF3179 domain-containing protein, whose product is MTDSPSVQHRLVFVLGLVGLWIVSVAPGARAQSSLPPDAPPALQQFDTAYSKHNIDLSTLMSGGPPKDGIPSVDNPSFVSVGEASNWVSPEEPVILLEHKGTARAYPLQILTHHEIVNDRVAGTPVAVTFCPLCYSALVFERTLDGEPVEFGVSGLLRNSDLVMYDRKTETLWQQLTGKAIVGDLAGRTLTQIPSQIVSFRQFGETHPDGAVLSRDTGHDRPYGRNPYAGYDDIDNKPFAYRGPTDDRLPPMAKVVAVTIGDRYKAYPHSKTEKKRVLHDTVAGRPLAVFHAPGAVSALDAAEIAESKETGSTGVFDRRVDGRTLTFSYVDDGRFEDEDTESTWTVTGKAVDGPLEGTQLDRVQHGDYFAFAWFAFRPDAALYGAGGSL
- a CDS encoding ATP-binding protein, with amino-acid sequence MRRTFTPSGLVIALLGFVLTRYTITFAHAEASTAFVVGGIVPLVLGLSLSVCGVALAIGSFETWYVRTIAQWTVLGAGVIGLLIVATVYGGPSSFAEDVRTIGLFSNVLIGGSVGGALTGVYAAQNKAAQRKLLNRQNRLVILNRLLHDRVMNAVTVIKGSAPLLRDGADTGLESVDAILEKAESIEAVMGSVHDLTEPGAGAERQPVDVPEAVETALQQARERHPDATFVAQSLPSDLLAYANHRLADVVGQLLKNGAEHAGVEAPRVAVALDTTPDTATISVSDEGPGLPDKNREALENGTTISERGDPTAGLGLYLVRLFVHTFRGSVHTEVTDAGTTVSIALERVSESAEGESAAPADSSLVGVAPARLGATALSGLIAGVVMGAYMHVTTGVVPVIGALYGTKSLLVGVLTHEFHSLVFALIYAGLLTLLPRWWRTTWIGTAGVGAAWGAVLWLVAGGLVMPIWLNLVGIATPVPNLNPNSLLAHLLWGTVLAVGVQVSRRWFVS
- a CDS encoding FAD-dependent oxidoreductase — its product is MLDALARYANWLHLQWPAGKPEKLPKVDDHFRTNVDGVYVVGDLAGVPLLKFSVEGGAQAVRDLLTRGIDPVEPTGADGPYDVVIIGAGASGMAAAREAQKSGLSFCVLESQRRFATIKDFQAGKPIYTYPEAMTPASDLEVTAQVKEALVDELEAQTKDLPVRHATAHRIDPAPEGHEVVTTDGDRIRGQRVIVAIGRSGNFRSLDVPGEDKDHVQHRLHDPTRCRGDRALVIGGGDSAAEAATALTEAGADVTLSYRRDEFVRPKEENVERLYERATYHEGEGSLTLKMPTDVEEIREDEVVLSDENGDTETVDADHVFATIGREAPLDFFRRSGIELRNDWGEVPDSLQEAVSGLSWLTDLRWDRITAFAAFFFFMVAVYSWKDGGWVGQWAQATGFFPFGWSPDTSGTGALDILLTSMQKPGFYYTFAYSALVVVFGVKRIRRRKTPYIKVQTLTLMGIQVLPLFILPEFVLPYLGANGLLPTGVLDALFPTSEYAVHGRQYWRAYGFILAWPLFIWNVFTTDPLWWWLAICFVQTFVLIPGMIYFWGKGAYCGWICTCGALAETLGDQHREKMPHGPGWNKLNLAGQVIMGVAFALLVLRIGGWIWPGSWAAEAYRAVLYGGSLGLGYSWVVDILLAGMVGFGVYFWLSGRFWCRFFCPLAAIMHIYHRFSRFRILADKKKCISCNQCTSVCHQGIDVMAYAQKGEPMDDPECVRCSACVETCPTGVLEFGQVQPNTGEVIHRDALEASLTRIQEHENGTAA